Part of the Campylobacter concisus genome, TTATCGAGATAGCGACAACTGCAAAAATTTTTAGCAAGCTATCTTCGTTTTCATTTCCAACCACACGGTTTTCGTTATAAAATTTATGAAAACTAGCAGCTAGGGACTTCAGATAGTCTGGGATCTTTTGAAGCTGCCTCGAGATAAAAGCATCTTCTAAAATTTCTGGCAATATCAGCGCCTCAAAAAGTAAATTCTTAGCATTTTCATCTAGGCATTCGAAGTTTGCATTGATTACATCTTGAACATTTTTCCCAGCCTTTGCAAAGACTTGATTTATCCTAGCATGAGCATAGTTTATATAAAAGATAGGATTTGAGCTATCCTCTTTTTTAAGCTCATCTACGTCAAATTCCAAACTACTCGTATTTGCCTTGCTTATAAAGATAAATCTAAGCGCCTCAGCACCAATCTCACTTGCGATATCACTCATCAGCACGGCATTGCCAGCGCGCTTGCTCATCTTGTATGGCTTGCCATCTTTTAGCAAACTAACCATCTGCATAAGTATCACTTCGAGCTTGCTTTCATCGTATCCAAGGAAATTTATCGCAGCCTTTAGCCTTGCAATATATCCGTGATGGTCAGCACCCCAAATGTTTATGTAGTGGTCGAAATTTTTCTCAAATTTAGCGTTATGATAGATGATGTCGCCAGCTAGATATGTTGGTCTGCCGTCATTTCTAATCACAACCCTATCGTTATCATCGCCAAGCGTGGTTGAAGCGATATAAGTAGCGCCATCTTTTTCGTACATTTGTTTTGAACGTTTTAGCTTATTTATAGTTGGCTCTAGGCCGTCATAAAGAGCCTTTTCACTAGCCCAGCTCTCTATAAATATCCCAACGTCCGCCAAATCCTTTTTGATAATCTCAAGCACGATATCCTTGCCAAACTCGGCAAGCTCAAGGTTTCTGCTCTCGTCATAAAAAATTTCCTTGCCAAATTTCTCATTTGCAAGCTTAGCAATATCTAAAATATAATCGCCTCGGTAGTATTTCTCTGGATAGACGACGCTTTCGTTAAAAAGCTGTTCTTTTGCCGCAAGCGATATCGAAGTGCCAAGTAGGTCGATTTGATTACCAGCGTCGTTTATATAGTATTCTGTTGAGATAGCGTAGCCAAGTCTTTTGCCAAGTCTTGCCAAAGTATCGCCATAAACTGCGCCTCTAACGTGTCCGATGTGAAGCGGTCCAGTTGGATTTGCGCTGATGTATTCTATTAAATAACTATTTTTTTTCGCATCTTCTTTTGCAAAATTTTCGCTATCTAGCAAAATTTGCTTTGAAATTTCATCTAAAAACTCGCTTCTTAGTTTGAAATTTAAGTAGCCATTTACTGCACTAGCTTCAACTATTTTGTTATCACCAAATTTATCGGCAAACTCGCTAGCTATCATGGCTGGTGACTTTCTTAACTCCTTTGCTAGGCTAAAAAGTGGCGTTGCATAGTGGGCTAAATTTTTATCCTTTGGCTTTTCAAGCACAAATTCACGCTCTAAAACCTTTGAAATTTCAGCTTTTATTTTATTTTTCAACTCTAAAACCTATGCGTTTTTAGTTGTTTCTTCTATTTTTTGACTATTGGCATTCTCTTCTTTATGCTCGACTTTCTCACTTTTTTCAGGTGTTGTATCTTCCATCTCAGCCTTAAAAGTCTTTATGCCTTTGCCTAGTCCTTTTGCAAGTTCTGGGATCTTCTTTGCTCCAAAAAGTAAAACAATAATCGCTAAAACAACTAGCCAGTGACCAATACTAAAAGAACCCATTTTTTCTCCTCAATAAATTTTTCAAAATGTTATCATAAATTCCTGAATTTCTAGCAATCTATCCACTCATCAATAACGCGTCTTAAGTCTATTTTCGCGCTTTTTAGCCTCATCGCTCTAAGAATTGATTTTAGGCCCTTATAACTCTTTTCAATGTCATCATTTACCAAAAAATAATCATATTCTAAGATGTGCTCCATCTCGCCAACTGCGTTCATTAGGCGATTTTCTATCGTTTCGTCGCTATCAGTTCCGCGGTTTTTCAAGCGTTTTTTAAGCTCTTTTTTATTTGCTGTCGTGATAAAAACTGAGGTTATGTAACTTTTAAATTTTTCAAGTGCGATGTGAAAGCCTTGTACATCGATATCAAATATAACTATCTTTCCAGCCTCAAGTGCTGTCAAAACAGGCTTTAGACTCGTTCCATAATAGTTTTTATGCACCTGCGCCCATTCTAAAAATTCGCCCTTTTCTATGCCACTTTTAAACTCATCTTCTTTTATAAAATAGTAATCCACTCCATCGACTTCGCCTTCTCTTTTTGCCCTTGTCGTGCTTGAAATAGAAAAATAAAGATCCTTCTCTTCCTTTAAAAGACGGCCCAAAAGCGTACTTTTCCCACTTCCACTAGGCCCAGAAACTACTAAAATTTGTCCTTGCAACTACTTTTCCTCAAAACTTATATTTATCTTTATGTTCATATCTTTTAGCACATCTCTTAGCAAGCTTTCATTTAACGACTCATGGACATGTTTTGTGATCTTTTTGGTTAGCTCTTCTTTATAGTCAGCATCGATTTTTGTTTCATCGCATGAGCTAGTTTGTGGCGCATTATTTAATCCAAATGCTGCTTGCATCGTATTTTCATCTATTTCCTCAATAGACGCTACATCAAAATTTGGGCTACCCAACGTCTCTTCTTTAAAATTTTCTTCCTCAAATACCTCATCTACCATACCTAGATCTTCTTGAGCAAGGACTTCTTCAGAAATTTCTTCATGATCTTCTTTGGTTGGCTCATTTTCAAGGTCTATATCTTCATCCAAAGAAATCTCCTCTGCTTCTTTAGTAGATTCTTCATCTATATCTTCCTCTAAATTTTGACTAGCTTCATCTATCAAATTTGCCTCGCTGCTTTCAGGCTCAAAATTTTCATCACTACCAAAATCAGTCTCTAGCTCATCAAAATTTTTGCTATCTTCACTAGCTTCTTCGTTTAGCTCTTTATCCAAAGACTCGATCTCGCTGAGCTCTTTTTTACTTTGGCTTATATCATCTACAAAGTCTTCATTAAGCTCGGCAGTTTCTAAATTTTGAGAATTTTGCTCGACCATTTTATCAAGCTCGTTTTTCGCCTCTTCATCTGCCAAGTCGCTCTCGCCCATATCATCTATCTCATCCACAAGCGAACTAAGCTCATCAAAGTCATCGCTATGCTCTTCTTTTATCACAGGCGGCTCATTATTTTGTTCTAAGGATTTATCCAGATCTTCTGAATCAGCCATGTACTTGCTAGCTATGTCATTTATAATATCATCATCTATGAGTTCAGTGTCTGTTTCATCAAAACTGATATCTTTATCCTTTAAATCCTCGGCCTCTAGTTCACTTAGCTCCTCTTTTAAAAACTCGTCATCTAAAGCCTCGTTATCAAATTTATCTGCCTTATCATTTTCTTTTGCTAAATTTTCAAGTCCCATGTCAATTTCTGGAAGTTCAAAATTTTCTAAATCATCAAAGTTTTTATTGCTTTCGTCAAAGTCATTAAAATTTGTAGGCTCATCTAATCCAAGCTCAAGTTCTTTATCATTGTCAGTATTTTTGTTTTGTTCAAACAAACTAATAAATTCTGTTGGTAAAAAGGGCTTTTCAAGCATAACATCAGCAAAATCAGGCTTTTCACCGCCTCTAGGTGCTAGATACATTATCTTTTGATTTAAATTAACATCGCTGCTATCCATATCACTATCGATGATAATATAATCAAATTGATCTCCAACACTATTAACATCGTCAAATTCGCTATATTCTATGCCTAGCTTATTTAAACTTAACGTTATAAGGCGAGAAACTGCGGGGTTTTTGTTTACAAGTGCAACTTTCATGATCCCTCCTTGAAGAGCTTGAGGCTGTATTCTATGATAAATTTCATTGCTATTTACTTAAAAAAATAGTGCTGGCATATCGTTTAAAATCTGCACCATCATATCAGTTATGATTTTTATAATGCCAGCTAAAATAGCTATCAAAACCGAAAAGCCGATACTTACCTTAATAGGATAACCAACGACTAATAGGTTAAATTGTGGCATAGTTTTCATAAGCATGCCAAAAATAGCATCTGAAAGTATAGAAAGCGCGATAATAGGAAAAGCCAGAACAAATCCAAACATAAAAAGATTGCCAAAAAGCTTTAGGGTGTAGCTCATCACACCGCTTCTTGGATAAAAATCTCCAAGCGGTATAACAGAAAGTGAAGTGGAATAAAACTGCAATATTAAATGGTGCCCATCAAGCATCAAAAATGCAAGAAGCGCAATAAAATTTAAAATATTTGCAATCACTGGCGAATTTGTACCAGTTTGCGGATCAAGCACTGAAGCCATCGAAAAACCCATGATCATTGAGATCTGCTCGCCAGCCATTTGAAGTATGGCAAAAACGATATTTAGCAAAAGTCCAGCGCAAAGTCCGAGCATGGCCTCACTTAAAATTTCCATGATCAAAAAATTTATAGCGTGCTCATGGGTGTGTGAGAGCGGGAAAAGTACGATACAAAGGGCAAAAACTAGCAAAGTTTTTACGCTAAGCGGGATTTGATTGTGAGAAAAAAAAGGAAAAAATACGATAAGCCCACTAAGACGCGCAAAAAGGAGCATAAAGGTTATGACTTTATCCGCTCCAAAAAACTCGACTAGTTCCATTATTTTATATTAACACCTCGTCCATCTCAGCTGGAATTTCAAGCCCCATGATCTTTAAAACACTAGGAGCGATATTATTTAGA contains:
- the argS gene encoding arginine--tRNA ligase, with the protein product MKNKIKAEISKVLEREFVLEKPKDKNLAHYATPLFSLAKELRKSPAMIASEFADKFGDNKIVEASAVNGYLNFKLRSEFLDEISKQILLDSENFAKEDAKKNSYLIEYISANPTGPLHIGHVRGAVYGDTLARLGKRLGYAISTEYYINDAGNQIDLLGTSISLAAKEQLFNESVVYPEKYYRGDYILDIAKLANEKFGKEIFYDESRNLELAEFGKDIVLEIIKKDLADVGIFIESWASEKALYDGLEPTINKLKRSKQMYEKDGATYIASTTLGDDNDRVVIRNDGRPTYLAGDIIYHNAKFEKNFDHYINIWGADHHGYIARLKAAINFLGYDESKLEVILMQMVSLLKDGKPYKMSKRAGNAVLMSDIASEIGAEALRFIFISKANTSSLEFDVDELKKEDSSNPIFYINYAHARINQVFAKAGKNVQDVINANFECLDENAKNLLFEALILPEILEDAFISRQLQKIPDYLKSLAASFHKFYNENRVVGNENEDSLLKIFAVVAISIKTAFNIMGITAKDRM
- the fliR gene encoding flagellar biosynthetic protein FliR — its product is MELVEFFGADKVITFMLLFARLSGLIVFFPFFSHNQIPLSVKTLLVFALCIVLFPLSHTHEHAINFLIMEILSEAMLGLCAGLLLNIVFAILQMAGEQISMIMGFSMASVLDPQTGTNSPVIANILNFIALLAFLMLDGHHLILQFYSTSLSVIPLGDFYPRSGVMSYTLKLFGNLFMFGFVLAFPIIALSILSDAIFGMLMKTMPQFNLLVVGYPIKVSIGFSVLIAILAGIIKIITDMMVQILNDMPALFF
- a CDS encoding Highly acidic protein, which codes for MKVALVNKNPAVSRLITLSLNKLGIEYSEFDDVNSVGDQFDYIIIDSDMDSSDVNLNQKIMYLAPRGGEKPDFADVMLEKPFLPTEFISLFEQNKNTDNDKELELGLDEPTNFNDFDESNKNFDDLENFELPEIDMGLENLAKENDKADKFDNEALDDEFLKEELSELEAEDLKDKDISFDETDTELIDDDIINDIASKYMADSEDLDKSLEQNNEPPVIKEEHSDDFDELSSLVDEIDDMGESDLADEEAKNELDKMVEQNSQNLETAELNEDFVDDISQSKKELSEIESLDKELNEEASEDSKNFDELETDFGSDENFEPESSEANLIDEASQNLEEDIDEESTKEAEEISLDEDIDLENEPTKEDHEEISEEVLAQEDLGMVDEVFEEENFKEETLGSPNFDVASIEEIDENTMQAAFGLNNAPQTSSCDETKIDADYKEELTKKITKHVHESLNESLLRDVLKDMNIKINISFEEK
- the tatA gene encoding twin-arginine translocase TatA/TatE family subunit gives rise to the protein MGSFSIGHWLVVLAIIVLLFGAKKIPELAKGLGKGIKTFKAEMEDTTPEKSEKVEHKEENANSQKIEETTKNA
- the gmk gene encoding guanylate kinase; the protein is MQGQILVVSGPSGSGKSTLLGRLLKEEKDLYFSISSTTRAKREGEVDGVDYYFIKEDEFKSGIEKGEFLEWAQVHKNYYGTSLKPVLTALEAGKIVIFDIDVQGFHIALEKFKSYITSVFITTANKKELKKRLKNRGTDSDETIENRLMNAVGEMEHILEYDYFLVNDDIEKSYKGLKSILRAMRLKSAKIDLRRVIDEWIDC